One window of Nymphaea colorata isolate Beijing-Zhang1983 chromosome 1, ASM883128v2, whole genome shotgun sequence genomic DNA carries:
- the LOC116245715 gene encoding uncharacterized protein LOC116245715 isoform X2 — MKMIHSYTLSCSPNLVGGTLMRQRTHYATKGPCAIKSSILLQKDEDGKLTASSDSFPPSTGNAAAASLSVLGHSNAVGIIGGVSAASTLSFLQKLVDWSSREGRESLPFIVCNDPTLNRELSSCERNLGKSCFLPEYDVVLENLLQKRKFLERSGARCIITPFHISNLWYEKISEGCTVPLFHVGECMASELKEADLKPIEAGSNCKIGILATEATLKAEIYQEKLQNQVSLHLLPSQVFKVVTDANFLICYLRPFQSVTDEMRRRCMNRALR; from the exons ATGAAGATGATCCATTCTTACACTCTCAGTTGCTCACCAAATCTTGTTGGTGGTACGCTGATGAGACAGAGAACCCATTATGCAACAAAAGGCCCTTGCGCTATAAAATCGTCCATTCTTCTGCAAAAGGATGAAGATGGTAAGCTAACGGCCTCATCAGACAGCTTCCCTCCATCGACGGGTAATGCTGCAGCTGCTTCTCTCTCTGTACTTGGTCACTCGAATGCCGTCGGAATCATCGGCGGGGTTTCTGCGGCTTCTACTCTGAGTTTCTTGCAGAAGCTGGTAGATTGGAGCTCAAGAGAGGGACGGGAGAGCCTTCCTTTTATCGTGTGTAACGATCCGACCCTGAACAGGGAGCTTTCTTCCTGCGAGAGGAATTTGGGGAAGTCTTGTTTCCTTCCGGAGTACGACGTTGTTTTGGAGAATTTACTTCAGAAGAGGAAATTTCTCGAGCGATCCGGTGCTCGTTGCATCATTACACCCTTCCATATCTCAAACCTGTGGTATGAAAAGATTTCTGAAGGTTGCACTGTTCCTCTGTTTCATGTGGGAGAGTGCATGGCCTCGGAGCTCAAGGAGGCCGATTTGAAGCCTATAGAGGCCGGGAGCAATTGCAAAATCGGTATCCTTGCCACTGAAGCGACTCTAAAGGCTGAGATTTATCAGGAGAAACTCCAGAATCAGGTTTCCCTTCATTTAT TGCCTTCTCAAGTCTTCAAGGTCGTGACTGATGCGAACTTCTTAATTTGTTATCTTCGACCCTTTCAGTCTGTAACTGACGAAATGAGACGTCGTTGCATGAACAGGGCTTTGAGGTAG
- the LOC116246360 gene encoding zinc finger CCCH domain-containing protein 56-like, with product MSTPLPPPPPSLPPLLPSAGFWPEIPPSRQDLWSGESDYDNSFAFPEGPSKRPRTSSPEGLSPCDSRPFLPVNPPPKIPSPDSDSPSKNRGGSNNGSNNTLGGISRIFFKTKLCCKFRMGSCPYSSNCNFAHGNEELRKPPPNWQEIVANASASASSGNSGNDDDRQNVNGNGGGWADRNKLRICKKFYNGEGCSYGDRCNFLHEEPGRSRESVAINVGLMGANGHDVTETIGDSNGSNQKPAYWKTRICNKWEMTGACPFGDKCHFAHGLAELQKYGGGYTDSENGCSGVVPSKVANSTEEIAPSKKWACKQSNIQNRFAKWKGPEKINRIYADWIDDNE from the exons ATGAGCACTCCCCTCCCTCCGCCgcccccctctctccctccccttctCCCGTCCGCCGGATTCTGGCCGGAGATTCCGCCCAGCCGCCAAGATCTGTGGTCAGGGGAATCTGATTATGACAATTCTTTTGCCTTCCCTGAAGGCCCGTCCAAGAGACCAAGGACCTCCTCCCCGGAAGGCCTTAGCCCTTGTGACTCGAGACCTTTCCTTCCTGTGAATCCCCCGCCCAAGATTCCCAGTCCGGATTCGGACTCCCCTTCGAAGAACCGTGGCGGCAGCAACAATGGTAGCAACAATACCCTTGGTGGGATCAGCCGCATCTTCTTTAAGACGAAGCTGTGCTGCAAATTCAGAATGGGGTCCTGCCCCTACAGTTCGAACTGCAACTTTGCCCATGGGAACGAGGAGCTCCGGAAGCCGCCGCCTAATTGGCAGGAGATTGTTGCGAACGCCTCCGCCTCTGCATCGTCTGGCAACTCTGGGAACGATGATGACCGGCAGAACGTGAACGGAAATGGCGGTGGGTGGGCGGATAGAAATAAACTGCGGATCTGCAAGAAGTTCTATAACGGCGAGGGTTGCTCATATGGCGATAGGTGTAATTTTCTGCATGAGGAACCAGGTAGATCGAGGGAGAGCGTCGCCATTAACGTCGGATTGATGGGCGCCAATGGACATGATGTTACAGAAACCATCGGGGATTCGAACGGGTCGAATCAGAAGCCTGCCTATTGGAAGACTAGAATTTGCAACAAGTGGGAGATGACAGGGGCGTGTCCTTTTGGGGATAAGTGCCACTTCGCGCATGGTCTGGCTG AGCTGCAAAAATATGGGGGAGGATACACAGATTCTGAGAATGGTTGTTCTGGTGTTGTCCCTTCCAAGGTAGCCAACTCTACTGAAGAAATTGCACCCAGCAAGAAGTGGGCAtgtaaacaatcaaatattcaaaatcgTTTTGCAAAGTGGAAGGGGCCTGAGAAGATCAACAGGATCTATgctgattggattgatgataaTGAATGA
- the LOC116246073 gene encoding nudix hydrolase 19, chloroplastic: protein MLLASPVTSSSSHRVLFSSYRSFRNLRLPSVSGNMQAHAFARNPLRANTHDAVDSSSLNSAVSALRSALSCSNQDALRDFKVLFFKKGKPLARSDLGTFEDACPLWRIGWRSMSDCKILMGRSEIQLIEDRLVYLGKKGGVIYWAMDVTDAENSSFEPAQRDRSAYVELRTLMVATDWADADAMGELAVAGHAKALLEWHNTSRFCGHCGTRNRPIDAGRRKQCSNELCKKRVYPRVDPVVIMLVIDKENDRVLLSRQSRYVPRMWSCLAGFLEPGESLEEAVRRETFEETGIEVGDVIYHSSQPWPVGPSSMPCQLMVGFFAYANSLEIQVDKEELEDARWHSREDVKKALTFAEYKKAQMSTAVKVSHMCMGVEKGQVSSTDFNIESGELAPMFVPGPYAIAHHLISHWANHGAFGIADLPRRHSCGTPNL from the exons ATGTTGCTGGCCTCTCCTGtgacttcttcttcctctcatAGGGTTCTCTTCTCTTCCTACCGATCGTTTAGGAATCTGCGTCTCCCTTCTGTCTCTGGCAACATGCAGGCCCATGCATTCGCGAGAAACCCCTTGAGAGCCAACACCCACGACGCCGTCGACAGTTCTTCGTTGAACTCGGCAGTTTCCGCCCTAAGATCAGCACTGAGTTGCAGCAATCAGGATGCTCTACGTGATTTCAAGGTGTTGTTCTTCAAGAAGGGCAAGCCTCTCGCTCGCTCCGACTTGGGTACCTTTGAAGACGCCTGTCCTCTGTGGCGGATTGGGTGGAGAAGCATGTCCGATTGCAAAATTTTGATGGGTAGGTCCGAGATTCAGCTGATCGAGGACAGGTTGGTGTATCTCGGGAAGAAGGGCGGTGTCATCTACTGGGCCATGGACGTCACCGACGCAGAGAATTCGAGCTTCGAACCAGCGCAGCGGGATCGATCGGCCTACGTCGAGCTTCGGACGTTGATGGTCGCCACGGATTGGGCGGATGCTGATGCGATGGGGGAATTGGCTGTCGCTGGTCAT GCAAAGGCATTGCTAGAATGGCATAATACCTCACGTTTTTGTGGCCATTGTGGAACAAGGAATAGACCTATTGATGCTGGACGACGGAAACAATGTTCAAATGAATTATGCAAGAAGAGAGTGTATCCTCGTGTTGACCCT GTTGTCATTATGTTAGTCattgacaaagaaaatgatcgTGTGCTGTTGAGCCGCCAATCCAGATATGTGCCTCGTATGTGGAGTTGCCTTGCTGGTTTTCTTGAG CCAGGAGAAAGCTTGGAAGAAGCTGTGAGGAGAGAGACATTTGAAGAGACTGGCATTGAAGTGGGAGATGTTATTTATCATAGTTCTCAGCCATGGCCAG TTGGCCCAAGTAGCATGCCATGCCAGCTGATGGTGGGTTTCTTTGCATATGCAAATTCCTTAGAGATACAAGTGGACAAGGAAGAATTAGAAG ATGCACGATGGCATAGTAGAGAAGACGTTAAAAAAGCTTTGACGTTTGCCGAGTACAAGAAAGCACAGATGTCCACAGCTGTTAAAGTTAGCCATATGTGTATGGGTGTCGAGAAAGGCCAGGTGTCCTCAACTGACTTCAACATAGAAAGTGGAGAGCTTGCTCCAATGTTTGTTCCAGGGCCATATGCCATTGCGCACCATTTAATTTCTCACTGGGCAAATCATGGTGCTTTCGGAATTGCTGACCTACCTCGAAGGCACTCATGTGGCACACCAAACTTATAG
- the LOC116257532 gene encoding threonine synthase, chloroplastic-like, producing the protein MAAASFSTVLHPSSSSSSSLRDRVSPTTIIHQRLPSSVFCYGSRRRGLSSGVTASVVQPSKHRRPADESIREEAARKLHSNGAESHGFSAKYVPFNAPLDTEEEYSLDEIVYRSRSGALLDVRHDMEALKKFDGEYWKNLFDSRVGKTTWPYGSGVWSKKEWVLPGIDSDHIVSAFEGNSNLFWAERYGKEVLGMNDLWVKHCGISHTGSFKDLGMTVLVSQVNRLRKLNRPLVGVGCASTGDTSAALSAYCAAAGIPAIVFLPANRISMAQLVQPIANGAFVLSLDTDFDGCMRLIREVTAELPIYLANSLNSLRLEGQKTAAIEILQQFDWEVPDWVIVPGGNLGNIYAFYKGFHMCKELGLVDRIPRLVCAQAANANPLYLHYKSGWADFKPVKAGETFASAIQIGDPVSIDRAVYALQKSDGIVEEATEEELMDAMAQADLSGMFICPHTGVALASLIKLRNSGVIGKTDRTVVVSTAHGLKFTQSKIAYHSKEIEEMACRFANPPVQVKADFGSVMDVLKKKLASFGL; encoded by the coding sequence ATGGCGGCCGCATCGTTCTCTACTGTGCTTCACCcgtcctcctcttcctcctcctctctcagAGACAGAGTGTCTCCCACTACCATCATTCACCAACGGCTGCCTTCTTCCGTGTTCTGTTATGGTAGCAGAAGGAGGGGATTAAGCAGCGGCGTCACAGCTTCCGTCGTGCAGCCGTCGAAGCACCGGCGCCCGGCGGACGAAAGCATCCGCGAGGAGGCTGCACGGAAGTTGCACAGCAACGGCGCCGAAAGCCACGGATTCTCGGCCAAGTACGTGCCGTTCAACGCGCCGCTCGACACGGAGGAGGAGTACTCCCTCGATGAGATCGTGTACAGGAGCCGCTCCGGCGCGCTGCTCGACGTCCGGCACGACATGGAGGCGCTGAAGAAGTTCGATGGGGAGTACTGGAAGAACCTTTTCGACTCTAGGGTGGGGAAGACGACCTGGCCGTACGGCTCCGGCGTCTGGAGCAAGAAGGAATGGGTGCTGCCGGGGATAGACAGCGACCACATCGTCAGCGCGTTCGAGGGAAACTCCAACCTTTTCTGGGCAGAGCGCTACGGCAAGGAGGTGTTGGGCATGAACGACCTGTGGGTGAAGCACTGCGGCATCAGCCATACCGGCAGCTTCAAGGACCTCGGCATGACCGTCCTGGTCAGCCAGGTGAACCGCCTGAGGAAGCTCAATCGGCCCCTTGTCGGCGTTGGCTGCGCCTCCACTGGCGATACCTCCGCCGCCCTCTCTGCCTACTGCGCCGCCGCGGGCATTCCCGCCATTGTCTTCCTCCCCGCCAACCGCATCTCCATGGCCCAGCTCGTCCAGCCCATTGCCAATGGTGCCTTCGTCCTCAGCCTCGACACCGACTTTGACGGCTGCATGCGGTTGATCCGGGAAGTCACCGCTGAGCTCCCCATATACTTGGCTAATTCTCTCAACAGCCTCAGGCTGGAGGGCCAGAAGACGGCCGCAATCGAGATCTTGCAGCAGTTCGACTGGGAGGTGCCGGATTGGGTCATCGTCCCCGGCGGCAATCTCGGCAACATATATGCCTTCTACAAGGGCTTTCATATGTGCAAGGAATTGGGCCTGGTTGACAGGATTCCGCGCCTCGTCTGCGCGCAGGCAGCCAATGCCAACCCTCTTTACCTCCATTACAAGTCGGGGTGGGCGGATTTCAAGCCAGTGAAGGCTGGAGAGACGTTTGCCTCGGCAATTCAGATAGGAGATCCTGTTTCTATCGACAGGGCTGTGTATGCACTTCAGAAGTCCGACGGCATCGTCGAGGAGGCGACGGAGGAGGAGCTAATGGATGCCATGGCGCAGGCAGATCTCTCAGGGATGTTCATATGCCCCCACACTGGCGTTGCTTTGGCCTCACTGATCAAGCTTAGGAACAGTGGAGTGATTGGTAAAACCGATCGAACTGTGGTGGTTAGCACTGCCCATGGATTGAAGTTTACGCAATCGAAGATTGCTTACCACTCCAAGGAGATTGAAGAGATGGCGTGCCGGTTTGCTAACCCGCCGGTTCAGGTGAAGGCCGATTTCGGATCAGTGATGGATGTGCTAAAGAAGAAACTGGCATCCTTTGGGCTGTGA
- the LOC116245715 gene encoding uncharacterized protein LOC116245715 isoform X1: MKMIHSYTLSCSPNLVGGTLMRQRTHYATKGPCAIKSSILLQKDEDGKLTASSDSFPPSTGNAAAASLSVLGHSNAVGIIGGVSAASTLSFLQKLVDWSSREGRESLPFIVCNDPTLNRELSSCERNLGKSCFLPEYDVVLENLLQKRKFLERSGARCIITPFHISNLWYEKISEGCTVPLFHVGECMASELKEADLKPIEAGSNCKIGILATEATLKAEIYQEKLQNQGFEVVLPDKATMEHTVLPAMEALNRKDTEGARTLLRIALQFLLLRAVSTVILASEDLQKVLPHGDPLLKKCVYPMDALARATIKWAYSREHS; the protein is encoded by the exons ATGAAGATGATCCATTCTTACACTCTCAGTTGCTCACCAAATCTTGTTGGTGGTACGCTGATGAGACAGAGAACCCATTATGCAACAAAAGGCCCTTGCGCTATAAAATCGTCCATTCTTCTGCAAAAGGATGAAGATGGTAAGCTAACGGCCTCATCAGACAGCTTCCCTCCATCGACGGGTAATGCTGCAGCTGCTTCTCTCTCTGTACTTGGTCACTCGAATGCCGTCGGAATCATCGGCGGGGTTTCTGCGGCTTCTACTCTGAGTTTCTTGCAGAAGCTGGTAGATTGGAGCTCAAGAGAGGGACGGGAGAGCCTTCCTTTTATCGTGTGTAACGATCCGACCCTGAACAGGGAGCTTTCTTCCTGCGAGAGGAATTTGGGGAAGTCTTGTTTCCTTCCGGAGTACGACGTTGTTTTGGAGAATTTACTTCAGAAGAGGAAATTTCTCGAGCGATCCGGTGCTCGTTGCATCATTACACCCTTCCATATCTCAAACCTGTGGTATGAAAAGATTTCTGAAGGTTGCACTGTTCCTCTGTTTCATGTGGGAGAGTGCATGGCCTCGGAGCTCAAGGAGGCCGATTTGAAGCCTATAGAGGCCGGGAGCAATTGCAAAATCGGTATCCTTGCCACTGAAGCGACTCTAAAGGCTGAGATTTATCAGGAGAAACTCCAGAATCAG GGCTTTGAGGTAGTGCTGCCAGACAAAGCAACCATGGAGCACACGGTTCTTCCTGCAATGGAAGCTCTCAACAGGAAGGACACGGAAGGTGCTCGAACCCTCCTCAGGATCGCACTGCAGTTCCTTCTGTTGCGGGCTGTCAGTACTGTCATTCTTGCGTCAGAAGATCTGCAAAAGGTTCTGCCTCATGGTGACCCACTGCTGAAGAAATGCGTTTATCCAATGGACGCCTTGGCGCGGGCTACCATCAAATGGGCTTATTCACGGGAACACAGTTAG